In Sander lucioperca isolate FBNREF2018 chromosome 21, SLUC_FBN_1.2, whole genome shotgun sequence, the following proteins share a genomic window:
- the LOC116055163 gene encoding phenylethanolamine N-methyltransferase-like, producing MILRGRVLLLLSPTFPGNVSGELLVDIGSGPTLHQVMSGCEVFNKVLLTDFLEVNRQELRSWLQDEGGCSLDWTPFLQHVCKLEGRQPSAWTEKAAKLRQVIMDIVPIDVNHPQPLALDVLPSAGADCLVSSYCLESVSPDLAAFTRALGHIGRLLWPGGHLLLIGTLGMSYYIGGPGLKIPTIPVNEAQVCASLKESGYTLIRLEVYTWPQDMKLFDDASGVFFVKAMKE from the exons AGTCTTACTTCTCCTCTCTCCTACCTTTCCAGGCAATGTGAGTGGTGAGCTGCTGGTGGACATAGGTTCGGGTCCCACCTTGCACCAGGTGATGAGTGGCTGTGAGGTTTTCAACAAGGTGCTCCTCACAGATTTCCTGGAGGTCAACAGGCAAGAGCTGAGGAGCTGGCTCCAGGATGAGGGCGGCTGCAGCCTGGACTGGACACCCTTCCTACAGCACGTCTGCAAGCTGGAGGGACGACA GCCCTCAGCATGGACAGAGAAGGCTGCCAAGCTACGTCAGGTCATCATGGACATTGTCCCCATTGACGTGAACCACCCTCAGCCTCTGGCCCTTGACGTCCTTCCTTCAGCAGGGGCCGACTGTCTCGTGTCCTCCTACTGTCTGGAGAGTGTCAGCCCTGACCTGGCTGCCTTCACCAGGGCCCTGGGCCACATTGGGAGGCTCCTGTGGCCCGGTGGCCACCTCCTGCTCATCGGAACTCTGGGAATGAGTTACTATATTGGGGGGCCTGGGTTAAAGATCCCTACGATTCCAGTGAATGAGGCCCAGGTCTGTGCTAGTTTGAAGGAGAGCGGCTACACCCTGATCAGGCTGGAGGTTTACACATGGCCTCAGGACATGAAGTTGTTTGATGATGCGTCTGGGGTGTTTTTTGTAAAGGCAATGAAGGAGTAA